A DNA window from Impatiens glandulifera chromosome 7, dImpGla2.1, whole genome shotgun sequence contains the following coding sequences:
- the LOC124909579 gene encoding phosphoribosylaminoimidazole-succinocarboxamide synthase, chloroplastic-like, which translates to NDLSSRTDLTISFSRFSSLSSVNRIANKYPSINLSSISTHRWKQQRPNALVGIDQDALTNCLTETNLHLTVPGLKSKSRGKVRDIYDAGDFLVLVTTDRLSAFDRNLASIPFKGQVLNETSLWWFHNTEHITPNAVVLSPDRNVTIARKCSVFPVEFVGQLLHSLNTMI; encoded by the exons AATGATCTCTCTTCCAGAACCGACTTAACCATTTCTTTCTCGCGATTTTCATCGCTATCATCAGTTAACAGAATCGCGAATAAATACCCATCAATCAATCTCTCCTCAATCTCGACCCACCGATGGAAACAGCAGCGTCCGAACGCTTTAGTAGGAATCGACCAAGATGCGTTAACCAACTGTCTAACGGAGACAAATCTTCATCTTACTGTCCCTGGTCTCAAGTCCAAATCAAGAGGCAAG GTTAGAGACATCTATGATGCAGGGGATTTTCTTGTTTTGGTGACAACTGATCGACTCAGTGCATTTGACAGGAATCTTGCTTCAATTCCATTCAAAGGACAG GTGCTCAATGAGACAAGTTTGTGGTGGTTCCACAACACTGAACATATAACTCCCAATGCTGTTGTATTATCCCCAGATAGGAATGTTACAATTGCGAGGAAATGCTCAGTCTTTCCGGTTGAATTTGTTGGTCAGTTACTTCACTCACTAAACACAatgatataa
- the LOC124909580 gene encoding phosphoribosylaminoimidazole-succinocarboxamide synthase, chloroplastic-like, with translation DFVNNLILKLGIVRGYVTGSTDTSLWTVYNKGLRNYCGNVLPEGLVKSQKLPANILTPTTKSADHDVPVTPNEIVEQGLMTEADYVEASRKALNLFEYGQNIASEHGLILVDTKYEFGKDSDGKIVLIDEIHTPDSSRYWIASSYEERIRNGLEPENIDKEFLRLWFKENCNPYEDEVLPKAPIELVSELARRYIYLFETITNSKFELPVLTERIHDRISKNVSAALLTLR, from the exons gattttgttaataatttgattttgaaactTGGTATAGTTAGAGGATATGTGACCGGAAGCACTGATACTTCTCTATGGACTGTATATAATAAGGGTTTGCGAAATTACTGTGGCAATGTTCTTCCTGAAG GTTTGGTGAAAAGCCAGAAGCTTCCTGCAAACATACTCACTCCGACGACAAAATCTGCAGACCACGATGTTCCTGTTACTCCAAATGAg ATTGTTGAACAAGGATTGATGACTGAAGCTGATTATGTCGAAGCAAGTAGGAAAGCTTTAAATCTGTTTGAATATGGGCAG AATATTGCTTCAGAACATGGATTGATATTGGTTGACACTAAATATGAATTTGGAAAGGACTCGGATggtaaaatagttttaattgaCGAG ATTCATACTCCAGATTCAAGCAGATATTGGATTGCCAGTTCCTATGAAGAACGAATTCGAAATGGTCTGGAACCTGAAAACATAGATAAG GAGTTCTTGAGACTGTGGTTCAAAGAAAATTGCAATCCTTATGAAGACGAG GTACTTCCGAAAGCTCCAATAGAACTTGTTTCTGAACTAGCCCGTCG ATACATTTACTTGTTCGAGACTATAACAAATTCAAAATTCGAGCTACCTGTTTTGACT GAACGGATACATGACCGGATATCGAAAAATGTTTCGGCTGCACTTTTAACATTGCGATGA